One Mangrovimonas cancribranchiae DNA segment encodes these proteins:
- a CDS encoding BCCT family transporter — MAKKIIRSDEKKSIFGLEINGPVFFSSAIIIIITIVLTLVFKDTAKEHFDNIQSAVANKGGWFFILMVNVFLFFMVYLAFSKYGRLRIGGQHAKPEFKTMSWFAMLFSAGMGIGLLFWSISEPITHFSSPPITTEGGAVAAQEAMNFTFLHWGFHAWGVYALVGLALAYFTYSRGLPLTIRSVFYPFLGDKVYGVIGDIIDIFAVLATIFGLATSLGLGVKQIAGGLDHVFNIPGGLTTQISLIAGVTAIATISVVLGVDKGVKFLSEWNMRIAVLLLLLVVVLGPTIYIFQSFVQNTGSYFYNFLEIATWTESYNNTGWQNSWTVFYWGWWIAWSPFVGIFIARISKGRTVREFILGVLIIPALVTFFWINAFGSTAVQEALLGNLTIVEAVKDDVATAMFVFLEDFPLATVLNIVAIILVAGFFITSSDSGSLVVDSITSGGKIDAPVAQRVFWAVTEGTVAAVLLVGGGLKALQTAVIVTGLPFALILLVMCYSLLKGLKEDLFKLKKREQQKEIDNYKDIVSGIVKKRQIKEPKK, encoded by the coding sequence ATGGCAAAAAAAATTATTAGAAGCGACGAAAAGAAATCTATATTCGGTCTTGAAATTAATGGCCCTGTATTCTTTTCTTCTGCTATCATTATTATTATTACAATAGTCTTAACATTAGTATTTAAAGACACCGCTAAAGAACATTTCGACAACATACAAAGTGCTGTCGCTAATAAAGGTGGGTGGTTTTTTATCCTCATGGTTAATGTCTTTTTATTTTTTATGGTCTATCTAGCTTTTAGCAAATATGGCAGACTAAGAATTGGTGGGCAACATGCTAAACCAGAATTTAAAACTATGTCGTGGTTTGCTATGCTTTTTAGTGCTGGAATGGGAATTGGCCTTTTGTTCTGGAGTATTTCAGAACCTATTACACATTTTTCTTCACCCCCAATAACAACCGAAGGTGGCGCCGTAGCAGCACAAGAAGCTATGAATTTCACATTCCTCCACTGGGGCTTTCACGCCTGGGGTGTTTATGCTTTAGTAGGACTTGCATTAGCATATTTCACTTATTCTAGAGGACTGCCTTTAACTATAAGGTCTGTATTCTATCCTTTTTTAGGCGATAAAGTATATGGTGTTATAGGAGATATTATTGATATTTTTGCTGTTTTAGCAACCATTTTTGGGTTGGCCACTTCCCTTGGATTAGGTGTAAAACAAATAGCTGGAGGTTTAGACCACGTATTTAACATACCCGGCGGACTAACAACACAAATATCTTTAATAGCAGGTGTTACAGCAATAGCCACAATCTCTGTTGTACTAGGCGTAGATAAAGGTGTTAAGTTTTTAAGCGAATGGAATATGCGTATTGCCGTGCTACTATTATTATTAGTTGTTGTTTTAGGACCAACCATATATATATTTCAGTCTTTTGTACAGAATACCGGAAGCTATTTTTATAACTTTTTAGAAATAGCGACTTGGACCGAAAGCTACAACAATACCGGGTGGCAAAATAGTTGGACCGTTTTTTACTGGGGCTGGTGGATTGCATGGTCTCCTTTTGTTGGTATTTTTATAGCGCGTATATCCAAAGGACGTACAGTTAGGGAGTTTATTTTAGGCGTATTAATTATTCCTGCTTTGGTGACTTTTTTCTGGATTAACGCCTTTGGAAGTACAGCCGTACAAGAAGCGCTTTTGGGCAACCTAACTATTGTAGAAGCTGTTAAAGACGATGTAGCAACCGCTATGTTTGTCTTTTTAGAAGATTTTCCTTTAGCTACAGTATTAAACATTGTTGCCATTATATTAGTCGCTGGTTTTTTTATCACCTCTTCAGATTCAGGATCGTTAGTGGTTGATAGTATTACCTCTGGAGGCAAAATTGATGCTCCAGTTGCACAGCGTGTATTTTGGGCAGTAACAGAAGGTACCGTCGCAGCTGTATTACTTGTTGGTGGCGGACTTAAAGCACTTCAAACAGCTGTAATAGTTACTGGACTCCCTTTTGCATTAATTTTACTCGTCATGTGCTATTCGTTACTAAAAGGCCTTAAAGAAGACCTTTTTAAACTTAAAAAACGTGAACAGCAAAAGGAAATTGATAACTACAAAGACATTGTCTCCGGTATTGTTAAAAAAAGACAGATTAAAGAACCTAAAAAATAA
- a CDS encoding acyl-CoA dehydrogenase, producing the protein MDFSLTEEHMMIRDAARDFAKTELLPGVLERDEKQEFPQELVKKMGELGFMGIMVDPKYGGSGMDATSYVLIMEELSKIDASASVIVSVNNSLVCYGLEAFGTEEQKQKYLTKLATGEFVGAFCLSEPEAGSDATSQRTTAEDKGDHYIINGTKNWITSGGRADVYLVIAQTDKDKGHRGINAFIVEKGTEGFDVGPKEDKLGIRGSDTHTLQFNNVKVPKENRIGEDGFGFKFAMKTLSGGRIGIASQALGIAAGAYELALKYSKERQAFGTEICNHQAIAFKLADMATEIEAARHLVMKAAWDKDQGNNYDQSSAMAKLYASKVAMDTTVEAVQIHGGNGFVKEYHVERLMRDAKITQIYEGTSEIQKIVISRNVLKD; encoded by the coding sequence ATGGATTTTAGCTTAACAGAAGAACATATGATGATTCGCGACGCTGCTCGCGATTTTGCAAAAACCGAACTTTTACCAGGCGTTTTAGAACGTGATGAAAAACAAGAATTCCCACAAGAGTTAGTAAAAAAAATGGGGGAACTTGGTTTTATGGGAATCATGGTAGACCCAAAATATGGCGGTAGCGGTATGGATGCTACGTCTTACGTTTTAATTATGGAGGAACTTTCTAAAATCGATGCTTCGGCTTCGGTTATTGTTTCTGTAAATAACTCTTTAGTATGCTACGGTCTGGAAGCCTTTGGTACAGAAGAACAAAAACAAAAATACTTAACAAAATTAGCTACTGGTGAGTTTGTAGGTGCTTTTTGCCTTAGCGAACCTGAAGCTGGTAGCGATGCTACATCACAAAGAACAACCGCCGAAGATAAAGGCGACCATTACATTATAAACGGTACAAAAAACTGGATTACTAGTGGTGGACGTGCCGATGTTTATCTGGTAATTGCACAAACAGATAAAGACAAAGGGCACAGAGGAATTAACGCTTTTATTGTTGAAAAAGGCACGGAAGGTTTTGATGTTGGCCCAAAAGAAGACAAGCTAGGTATTCGCGGTAGCGACACGCATACATTACAATTTAACAATGTAAAAGTACCTAAAGAAAACCGCATTGGTGAAGACGGCTTTGGATTTAAATTTGCCATGAAAACACTTTCTGGTGGACGCATTGGAATTGCTTCTCAAGCACTAGGTATTGCTGCTGGCGCATACGAACTAGCATTAAAATACTCTAAAGAGAGACAAGCCTTTGGTACTGAAATATGTAATCATCAAGCTATTGCATTTAAATTAGCAGATATGGCTACCGAGATTGAAGCTGCTCGTCATTTAGTAATGAAAGCTGCCTGGGATAAAGACCAAGGTAATAATTACGACCAATCTAGTGCTATGGCTAAACTATATGCTAGTAAAGTTGCTATGGACACAACAGTAGAAGCTGTTCAAATTCATGGCGGTAATGGCTTTGTAAAAGAATACCATGTAGAACGCTTAATGCGTGATGCTAAAATCACTCAAATTTATGAAGGTACAAGTGAAATTCAAAAAATTGTTATTTCAAGAAATGTCTTAAAAGACTAA
- a CDS encoding universal stress protein: MATTINNILVALDLSDIDETLIRYASYLSHVLKAKKVYFVHNIKKYEISELFENQLEDLNLEEMIGDELNETIENLFESKSDWEVLISNDPYSESLISYIVNKYSIQLTIVGNKNRVKGTGVVSGKLLRMLKCHLLTIPKDSKPTINNLCIGTDFSNASRKSFIMARQLKEATNCIVKAVHIYNVPLQFSPYLPKQNLIPTIEKHIEEKSKKFIKRLKDDAKDVAFEIIPGRSSSIDENLHEQCKKEDFDMLMVSDKGGNTFSSLLVGNVTEELFNEDLELPLWVCK; the protein is encoded by the coding sequence ATGGCAACTACAATTAACAACATACTTGTCGCTTTAGATTTATCTGATATAGATGAAACTTTAATTAGATATGCATCCTATTTATCTCATGTTTTAAAAGCAAAAAAAGTCTATTTTGTTCACAACATAAAAAAGTATGAAATCTCAGAATTATTTGAAAATCAACTAGAAGACCTGAACCTAGAAGAAATGATAGGTGACGAATTGAACGAAACTATAGAAAACCTTTTTGAGAGCAAATCAGACTGGGAAGTACTAATCTCTAACGATCCCTATTCAGAATCATTAATAAGCTACATCGTTAATAAATACAGTATACAACTAACTATAGTTGGTAACAAAAATAGAGTTAAAGGTACTGGTGTTGTAAGTGGAAAATTATTGCGTATGCTAAAATGCCATCTACTTACTATTCCAAAAGACTCAAAGCCAACCATTAATAATCTTTGTATTGGTACCGACTTTTCTAACGCGTCAAGAAAAAGCTTTATTATGGCTAGGCAACTTAAAGAGGCCACAAACTGCATTGTAAAAGCTGTCCATATATACAATGTACCTCTACAATTTTCTCCTTATTTACCCAAACAAAACTTAATTCCAACCATTGAGAAACATATTGAGGAAAAATCTAAAAAATTCATTAAACGACTTAAAGACGACGCTAAAGATGTTGCTTTTGAAATTATTCCAGGACGCAGCTCTAGTATAGATGAAAACCTTCACGAACAATGTAAAAAAGAAGATTTTGATATGCTCATGGTTTCAGATAAAGGCGGAAATACATTCTCTTCGTTATTAGTCGGTAATGTCACCGAAGAACTTTTTAATGAAGACTTAGAACTTCCGCTTTGGGTATGTAAATAA